A genomic stretch from Helianthus annuus cultivar XRQ/B chromosome 1, HanXRQr2.0-SUNRISE, whole genome shotgun sequence includes:
- the LOC110927235 gene encoding uncharacterized mitochondrial protein AtMg00810-like has translation MGQNENGLDNVLPNNGNGPVIFGNGLSSPVTHTGTARINDHITLSNVLVVPNLTRNLLSDRKTKTVIAQGTCENGLYVLSQSHKALVAALQVPHLRASVDKWHSRLGHVAFDVISKLNKLGVYHPLLLVYVDDIILTGNNETIISRFTFRLHKEFAIKDSSSLNYFLGLEVIHSSSGLFLTQSKYARDILSRAGLLEAKPVATPLSTSDVFSSDGIPFHDPTYYRSLVGALQYLTITRPDLSYAVNQASQYLQNPTTSHFQLVKRILRYVKGTLSYGLTFDRPPSPTLVGYSDADWARCIETRRSTYGYSIYLGGNLVSWSAKKQPTVARSNCESEYRAMANTTTKIIWLTHLLRELHALPSTRPTILCDNRSALFLSQNPVSHKRAKHIDIDYHFVRELVSSGRLHTKFVPTNLQVADIFTKSLPRPLFEKFRLLLRVGPPPF, from the exons ATGGGTCAGAATGAAAATGGCCTTGACAATGTTCTCCCGAATAACGGTAATGGTCCTGTTATTTTTGGAAATGGTCTTTCCTCACCGGTTACTCACACCGGCACAGCCCGTATAAATGACCATATTACTTTATCAAATGTCCTTGTCGTTCCGAATCTCACAAGAAACTTGCTTTCT GACCGAAAAACTAAGACGGTCATTGCCCAAGGAACCTGTGAAAACGGTCTCTACGTTCTTTCTCAGAGTCATAAAGCCTTGGTTGCTGCTTTGCAAGTTCCTCATCTTCGAGCCTCCGTGGACAAATGGCATAGTCGTTTAGGCCACGTTGCTTTTGATGTTATTTCTAAATTAAATAAActtg GAGTCTACCATCCTTTACTTCTTGTGTACGTGGACGACATCATCCTAACCGGCAACAACGAAACGATCATTTCTCGTTTCACCTTCCGTCTTCACAAGGAGTTTGCAATAAAAGACTCGAGCTCTCTTAACTATTTCCTTGGTCTCGAGGTCATTCATTCGTCATCCGGCCTCTTTCTTACACAGTCCAAATATGCTCGGGATATTCTATCGCGTGCCGGTCTATTAGAGGCAAAACCGGTGGCTACTCCCCTTTCCACCTCGGATGTATTCTCTTCCGATGGTATTCCGTTTCATGACCCCACCTACTATCGCTCATTAGTCGGAGCTCTTCAATACCTAACCATCACTCGACCTGATCTCTCCTATGCGGTTAACCAAGCCAGTCAATATCTTCAGAATCCTACCACCTCTCATTTTCAGTTGGTCAAGCGAATTTTACGGTACGTTAAAGGTACTCTATCTTATGGTCTTACCTTTGACAGACCACCTTCACCAACTTTAGTCGGCTATTCTGATGCCGATTGGGCAAGGTGCATTGAAACGCGACGTTCGACATACGGTTACTCCATCTATCTCGGTGGTAATCTAGTTTCCTGGAGCGCAAAGAAGCAGCCTACCGTTGCTCGGTCAAACTGTGAATCCGAATATCGTGCAATGGCGAACACTACAACAAAAATTATATGGCTAACTCACCTTCTTCGTGAACTTCATGCCCTTCCTTCTACACGTCCAACAATTCTATGCGACAACAGGAGTGCACTTTTTCTCAGTCAAAACCCGGTCTCACACAAGCGAGCCAAGCACATTGATATAGACTACCATTTTGTTCGAGAGCTTGTTTCATCCGGTCGTCTACACACTAAGTTTGTACCAACCAATCTTCAAGTGGCGGATATCTTCACTAAAAGTTTACCAAGACCTTTGTTCGAGAAGTTTCGCTTATTGCTTCGTGTGGGACCACCACCTTTTTGA